The Terriglobia bacterium nucleotide sequence TGCCGCTGCGCCGCTGGCGACTGGTTTTCTCGGCTCTCGTGGTCGGCAGCATGGCGCCGGATTTTGAATACTTCTTCGCGCTGGTCCGGTCCGTGTCCCACTCCTTCCCGGGTGTAATTACCTTCACGTTTCCGCTTGCCCTGGCGGTGCTGATCATCTTTCACGAGCTGGTGAAGTGGCCGGTGATTTCGCTGTTGCCGCGCGGCATGCAGGCGCGGATGGTCGGTCCGGCGCGGCGATTCCGGTGGTGGCCGCCGTCGCGGTTGCTGTTGGTTATGGTATCGCTGGCAATCGGGATAGCAACACACCTGTTCTGGGACGCATTCACCCACCCCGATGGCTGGGCGGTCATCCACTGGCCGACATTACGTTCCGCGGTTATCGTTTTTCCACACCGGCGAGTTCCATTTCATCTCCTGCTGCAGAACAGTGGAACGGCGCTGGGGCTGCTTGCGGTGGCGCTCAGTTTCGCGCGCTGGTACAGGCACGCTCCGCAGGATGATGTGGCGCCTCACCCGCAATTCTCGCCGGCGATCAAGTGGGCAATTCTCTCGGCCATGGTTGCCACGGCAGTCGTACTGGGGCTGGTAAACGGCGCCGACTGGTATGGGTCGTTGTTGCAGGCCGATTCGCAGCGCACGCGGTTCGTTTTCGGTTCCATGATCGCGGCCATCACGGTAGGGTTCATCGAGTTGTTCGGCTTCGGTCTAATCTGGCGGGCATTCCTGGCGAGAGATACCGCCGGCGCCGCTGCACAAGCAGGTCGTCCCAGCTAGCGCGGGTTCCCAGCACGCAACCCAGGGAGGCCGTCACGGGAATCCGCCGCGCGTATCGTGATACATTCAAAAACGTCAGCAGACGTGCACATGATGACGCTTTCTCCCGACACCTATCTAGTCGCGACTTCGGGGCACCTTTCCTGCGAACTCGATGCCGACACCGTCATTCTTCATCTCGATAGTGGCCTCTATTACGGATTAAACGAAGTCGGTACTACCCTCTGGAGGTTGTTGCAGCAGCCGCGGCGGATCGACGATCTCTGCGACGCCATTGTTGCCGAGTACGACGTGGACTGCGCCACCTGCCAACGCGACGTGGAAGCCGTGCTGCAGCGTCTGACGCAAGCGGGACTGGTGGAGGTGCGCCGTGAAGCTGCTCAGTAAGCTGGCGAAGCTCTCCGCCGCGCGCCGCCGTCTTCTGCTGGAGAGCTGGGCGCGTCTGCTGGGCGCATCGCTTGCGGTGCGCGTCCTGCCCGCTTCCTCGATGACGCGCATGTGGTCTGGCAATGCTGCCGAACGGAGCGCACCCGCGCCGGGCGCCCCGTCGCGAGACGATATCTGCTGGTCGGTGCAGAAGGCCGCCGCACTCATTCCGGGCGCTACTTGTCTGTCACAGGCGATCGTTGCCCGCCGGATGTTGATCAACGCGGGATACGCCGCCCAAGTCCATGTCGGTGTGCAGCTCGGCGGTGAGCGGCCGCTCCACGCGCATGCCTGGGTGATCAGCGACGGCCGCATCGTGGCTGGAGCAAACGCGGTTGCAGGCTACATGCCGCTGAGGAGATCCGCTTCCTAAGCTCAGCGCGGCCAGTGCATGAGTATTCTTGTCTTAGATTCGGTCAGCAAATCGTTTCTCCCGCGCCTCGGCCTGTTCGACTTCCGCCGCGCACAGGCAGCGATCCAGGCGGTACGGCAGGTCTCGCTGACGGCCGCTCGCGGCGAAGTGCTTGTGCTGCTTGGTCCCAACGGCAGCGGCAAATCGACGTTGCTGAAGCTGATTGGCACCATGCTTCTGCCCGACTCCGGCCGCGTTCAGGTGGATGGCGCCGACGCCGTCCGCCACCCCGAGCAGGTGGTTCGAAAAGTGGCGCTGGCGGTTACCAGCCAGCGCTCGTTTTTCCCGCGGCTGACCGCGCGCGAGAACCTTGACTTCTACGCCACGCTCGACGAAGTCCCCGCCTCGGCGCGCGCGCGCCGCGTCAGCGAGGCCTTGGAGACCACCGGCCTGATCTCGATGGCCCATCGCCTCGTGCAGAGCTTTTCCGCCGGCATGTACCAGCGCCTGGGTATTTCGCGCGCGTTACTCAAGAACCCCGCGCTGCTGCTGCTGGACGAACCCTCCAATAGCCTCGATCCGGATACCGCCGCCGCCTTCTGGAGGTGGGTGAAGCGGAGCGCCGACGCCGGTACCACTATCGTCCTGGCGACGCATAGATTCGAAGAGGCGGTTGCAGTGGGCCATCGCGTCGCGGTGCTGCGGCGGGGCGAACTCGCTGCCTGGCGCCAGATTGGGTCCGAC carries:
- a CDS encoding DUF4184 family protein; amino-acid sequence: MPLTFSHPAAVLPLRRWRLVFSALVVGSMAPDFEYFFALVRSVSHSFPGVITFTFPLALAVLIIFHELVKWPVISLLPRGMQARMVGPARRFRWWPPSRLLLVMVSLAIGIATHLFWDAFTHPDGWAVIHWPTLRSAVIVFPHRRVPFHLLLQNSGTALGLLAVALSFARWYRHAPQDDVAPHPQFSPAIKWAILSAMVATAVVLGLVNGADWYGSLLQADSQRTRFVFGSMIAAITVGFIELFGFGLIWRAFLARDTAGAAAQAGRPS
- a CDS encoding PqqD family protein, which translates into the protein MMTLSPDTYLVATSGHLSCELDADTVILHLDSGLYYGLNEVGTTLWRLLQQPRRIDDLCDAIVAEYDVDCATCQRDVEAVLQRLTQAGLVEVRREAAQ
- a CDS encoding lasso peptide biosynthesis B2 protein, encoding MKLLSKLAKLSAARRRLLLESWARLLGASLAVRVLPASSMTRMWSGNAAERSAPAPGAPSRDDICWSVQKAAALIPGATCLSQAIVARRMLINAGYAAQVHVGVQLGGERPLHAHAWVISDGRIVAGANAVAGYMPLRRSAS
- a CDS encoding ABC transporter ATP-binding protein, with the translated sequence MSILVLDSVSKSFLPRLGLFDFRRAQAAIQAVRQVSLTAARGEVLVLLGPNGSGKSTLLKLIGTMLLPDSGRVQVDGADAVRHPEQVVRKVALAVTSQRSFFPRLTARENLDFYATLDEVPASARARRVSEALETTGLISMAHRLVQSFSAGMYQRLGISRALLKNPALLLLDEPSNSLDPDTAAAFWRWVKRSADAGTTIVLATHRFEEAVAVGHRVAVLRRGELAAWRQIGSDTSVEELRRYYHQDAQASDAGSAMPWKVQGAATA